Below is a window of Epinephelus fuscoguttatus linkage group LG12, E.fuscoguttatus.final_Chr_v1 DNA.
caaaacacaacatcagaCAATAATGTATTTGAGTGTTGCTAATTCTTCAAACAAAATCTGCAATTGATTTAATTACAGTGCATTTTTCAGTGTTGGTTCAACAGATAGCATGAGGGTCAGGATACTGTATATAACTTGTTGTGCATGTCAAcagtctgctctgctctgtaatTCACTGTCACTGCATTAACTCCAGACTTACAGACCAGACTGagcagcagtgagagtgaacttCTCCTCAGCAAGTCCAGGATTGACCAGCTGGAGAGAGAAAATACAGGTGATGattgtaacacacacaaacacacacacacacacacacacacacacacacacacacacacacacacacacactctaattACATAATTTGATTTTTGTGTTAACAGAGAGACCAAAGGTGGCCTTTTACACAGCTCTGACTGATGCAGGACCTCTTGGACCatacaacacagacatcacacTGAAATACAGCAAAGTCTTCACCAACATTGGCAATGCTTACAATCCAGCTACAGGTAATATACTGCAGGTCACATGATCATGTGTGCTCATGTATCtcttgtcactgtttttcatgTTCTACTCTTACTCTGCAGGTTTCTTCACAGCACCAGTCAAAGGGGTCTACTATCTCCAGTTCATTGTGTGTGGTAACCTCCGAGGTCTgatgggtgtgtatgtgtacaagAACAACCAGCGCATCATGTACACTGCTGAGTGGAAGGAAGAAGAAGGTCTTGAGTATTTCACTAAGTCTGTTGTCTTGGAGCTGATGGCAGGAGATGAAATTCACCTGGTTCTCCCATCAGGCTATTCTGTCTATGATGATGCAAATAACCACAGCACCTTCAGTGGCTCTCTTCTCTTCACACTGTAACGATGTTGTTCAGGCTGCTGTGTGATTGATTTTTGAATACACTGTGATATATCTCTGCACTCCTGCCTCCAAGACAAACATctgtacatttactgtatgtatcaAATAAAGTGATTCTGAATCTGACCTCCTTCTTGTGTCACCACATCAAAACAACACTCAAATAAACCCAAGACTCATTGAAGTTCTGGTTGTCATCACTGAGTGTAGGTCTACATTAAAGCTATATTAGAAAATTCCATGAACTTTTAGATTACCATAGTTCTCCCCATTACACCTGTGTTGTCCCGCTGAAGTCACAGAAagcacattttgctgcagttcaaatgaatacattttcattaaatCTAAGTATCTGATTTGAGGTAATTGCACTGCTTTATCAGGTGAAATTTTAAGAAGTTTTAAAAGGAA
It encodes the following:
- the LOC125898438 gene encoding heavy metal-binding protein HIP-like isoform X1; this translates as MRVVVGLLLLLLALCGSGAQGEGGGLGQVGEISQFQETAPRDAAEESTKQTTEQTTTDIWAEVRALRDMVVELKVELRNTEARVKDSESQVNDLKAELMVTKVHVELLQRENSVQATDLLSLGTRLTATESKTSDLEKENADLQTRLSSSESELLLSKSRIDQLERENTERPKVAFYTALTDAGPLGPYNTDITLKYSKVFTNIGNAYNPATGFFTAPVKGVYYLQFIVCGNLRGLMGVYVYKNNQRIMYTAEWKEEEGLEYFTKSVVLELMAGDEIHLVLPSGYSVYDDANNHSTFSGSLLFTL
- the LOC125898438 gene encoding heavy metal-binding protein HIP-like isoform X2 — translated: MRVVVGLLLLLLALCGSGAQGEGGGLGQVGEISQFQETAPRDAAEESTKQTTEQTTTDIWAEVRALRDMVVELKVELRNTEARVKDSESQVNDLKAELMVTKVHVELLQRENSDLQTRLSSSESELLLSKSRIDQLERENTERPKVAFYTALTDAGPLGPYNTDITLKYSKVFTNIGNAYNPATGFFTAPVKGVYYLQFIVCGNLRGLMGVYVYKNNQRIMYTAEWKEEEGLEYFTKSVVLELMAGDEIHLVLPSGYSVYDDANNHSTFSGSLLFTL